TTCAATAATCCACCTTACGCACTTACTATCGAGCAGGGTAATGGTGACCTTGCCAATGAAGGACTGAGTACAAATGCTACTTACCATGATGGTACCGTAAGGTATAATCTTTTCAATATCTATGGTTATGGAATGGCAAAAGCAACTTACGATGCTTTGGCTTCGATCTACGAGAATAAGCGTCCTTTCATTTTAAGTCGATCCACATTTTTGTCTTCTGGAAGATATGCCGCTCATTGGTTAGGCGATAATTATTCTTTATGGTCGAACATGTTCTTTTCCATTCCCGGAATGCTTACGTTCAACATGGTTGGCCTTCCAATGGTTGGTGCTGATGCCTGTGGTTTTATGGGCAATACAGATGAGGACCTATGTTCGCGATGGATGGCTATGGCTGCATTTTCTCCATTCTTTAGAAACCACAATAGCTTAGGCTCAATATCTCAAGAACCTTACAGATGGGAGTCTGTTGCTGAATCTTCTAGGAGGGCGATGAGTATTCGCTATTCTCTTCTACCTTATTGGTACACTTTAATGAAAGACGCTCATTCTGACGGATTCCCGATGTTACGGGCATTGTTTCTTGAATTTCCAAATGAGCAAAACTTGGCCGCAGTTGATAGACAGTTTATGGTCGGTGATGCACTATTAATCACACCAGTACTTGAGCCAAACGTTAGTCACGTCCAGGGTGTTTTCCCTGGAAACAATGGTACCAAATGGTACGATTGGTATAATCATACAGTCATTGAAAGACAGTATGGTGAAAATGTTACACTGTATGCTCCCCTAGAGCATATTAACGTCGCAATTCGAGGTGGAAAGATTATTCCCCTTCAGGTGCCTTCTCTTACCACTTATGAGACGCGTCAAAACCCATTCAATCTTTTAGTGGCCCTTGATTCTAATGAATTTTCAGAGGGAACGATTTACATTGATGACGGTGAGTCCATCACTCAAAACAGCACTTTGATAACAGAATTGCATTGTAATTCAAACAAGTTGTCAGTTTCATCAGTAGGTGATTATCATGTTCAGCCCCCCTTGGCTAATGTTACTGTACTTGGTCTCTCCCAAGCACCTAGCAGAGTTCTAATGCAGAACACTGAAATTCATACTTTTACCTATGTAAATGCAACTAAGGAACTTGTTATCACCAATTTAGACAATTATACCATGAACGGTGCTTTTTCGACAAATTGGACAATTTCATGGTAACTTTTGTAATCAAGAGTTATTTCAATCCTTTTAAGCTGTCTACAATAActataaaaatttttttataaagacAAGTTATCTCTATCAGAAACGAGGTACCTTTTCTCTTCTGGGTTACTCGAAACTTAGTCTACGGATATTTAGGTTGTATATAGCAATAACAACACGTTAGTGTGTATTTTGATTGCATCTAGCATAAATATAGGCCGTGTGGTTTAGATGGTTATAATTTCTGCTTAACACTATATGTTCGCAGACGGTCCCAAGTTCGAGTCTTGGCACGgtcatattcatttttgttaaattCTAGTGCAAAAAGATTTGTCTTTAATGTTTGAACTGTATCCTAATAAAGTGCATCAGTAGAAGCCGTATCACAAATTGAAATCGATGGTTTTTTGACTTAAGTCTTTGGCTAATTCTTCAGAATATCATTCGCTTGTAGTATTTACTATGGCCAATCTAAAATCTACTTTAAGAGGAAATAGGAGACTAACATAATATATATGTTTAATTTAGCGGATTGTTAGAGAATTGTGCGCTGAGAACATTCTTTCCAagcatcttcttcagtaAATcggaaaataaaatggaaaagcaaGGACTGAACAGTTCGCTAGATAGTCTCTCATTTAATCAAATACTTGGTTGCAACGTTCATTGGAAGCTTTAACCACTTTGTTATGTTTAAATGTCAAAAACATGTTTCGCACCAGCAAATTTGTGATTGAATAAATAGTACTAGCTAGCTTCTATATGAACAATTcgtttaaataaaaagcgCTTTTAGTTGATGACCACTTTATTAATATATCCCTCATTTATAACGGCAAAGAGGGGAAGGTAATTACAATTTAGTCTAGCCATCAATAAATATTGAGCAAAATTAAAATCATATATCTTGATACAAAGAACTCAaagtattatttttctttcccttcaaaaaattccGGTATAGATGAAGGATTACATGATTCACCTTTGAATGTTTCACTAGCCTTAGGTCCCTTGAACCATTTTCTGGCTGAAATGGCATACCAAATGAGTGTCAAGAAAATGGGTCCGCCGTAAACCAAGCAAGTCCAGTTCATGGTTTTTGGCGATGGATTTTTGTCATTTGGAAAGCACAAGACAGGAATCATCAACGCGACAAAAGCACAAGCAAGAGCACCGATAGGTCTTGAGTATCTACCAAGGTTCCACGGGCCTCTATGAAACTCAGAGTCTTTCATACAAAATACACGAATAAAAATGGGAATGGTAAAAGCTGAAAAAGCAGCAACAGCTCCCACTGAAAAAACTGCACTTGAAGTTTCATCACCGGCAAACAGcaagaataaaatacaaatactAATAATTCCGTTGCAAATTACTGCATTTACGGGTGTTTTCGTTTGGTTATTTACTTTGCCGATCCATCCAGAAAAGGGGAGAATGCCATCTCTAGCATAAGAATACGCAATCCTTGAAGATGCAATTAAAGAACTTTGGCCCATCATCAATGTAGAGAAGATTGTTAGACTTAAAATGGCGATTGCAGCAGATTTTGGCATAACTTGACTTAAGTAAATACTCCACATATTACCACTTCCGGTTATGAGTGCATGAACGTCAACAATCGTATAAGATACAAGGACTTGCATAAGCCAACCAACTATACCACCGATAACTGCAGTAAGTACAATAGCTTTCGGAGCATTAACACTGGCCTTGGCGCATTCTTCACTCAAGTGAAATGGAGCATCATAGCCGGACATTGTCCAAATGGCACcattaaaagaaagcaacaCAGCAAATCCATCTGGCCAATTTGTtgtatttttaatttcacGCCAAGGATGTGTACCATGGTTGAATTTGTCATTTTTTGCGGCATAACCGATAATCGCGAATGCAGcaataaaaaggaagagaatGTTAATGAATGTATTCACTCGGTTTATTTTTGAGATGTATCTTGTGGGAAGAGAAGCTAGAAAGCAATGTAAACATTGAATACCCACACTGAGCAAAAAAACTTGGTAATTTGTAGGTGAATAAGAGGATCTGTTAATACTTACAGCGCCCAAAATCATACTTGCAGCGCTGGAATTGACGGAAGGTTGTCCAATTACATTTCCAATGTAGTTCGACCATCCAGTAATCCAGGAAGCTAAAGGACCCCAACCCTCAGGAGCAAAGACAGCTGCTGCATAATACAAGCCTCCCGAAGTTGGTAAAGCAGAGCAAATTTCTGCCATACTCAATGCAATAcatattaaaaagaaaatagcaaTTAGCCAAGCCCATAGCAAGCCAGGAGTACCAACGTACGAAAGACTGAAGGATAGCGTTGAAGCAACGGAGGGAAGCAATCCTAGTacagaaaaagcaattgaaaagataCCAAATAAGGAAAGCTGGCGACGAAACTCTTGTTTATATCCCAAGTCAGCAAGTTCTTCAGGATCATCCACGTTATCTTCTGAAGTCACCTTAGTAATCTTGGTATCAATTATAGACTCGGCGACAAcaggatttttttcttcattactgaatgaagattttttggattgtGAACCCATACTATGTATTTCCATAAGCTAAGATATGTTACTTTGAAATCTCTGGATCCTTTACATGTAACGAATACCAACCATGCAAATCTAAGCTTAGTAggaaaaagtcaaaaaatGGTGATATTTTATCCTGTTTATAGGAATTGAATCAACTAGGCCCTTTTCCAATCTTATCATTGAGTATAAAAATCTTAAGATACAAAAGGCCATCCATGGTGGAGCTCGGTTAACGCGGTTGGAAAATCGCTTTCTTTATATCATAGATTAAAAGTAAACTATTTCTTTACTCTAATATAGATAAAATGCTAAATACAAGTTTTTACCTGTGTTAATATCTGTATTGCTGTCTtaacagaaaaagcaatctCAATTACCAAAGTTAGTATGTTGGTGGTTCTTTGAGTATACAGTAAAACTAGCTTTCCAATCTCTAAGTGTAAATGCGTACGTTTCATCAATCGCTACTGTAGTCGTATTTTTGCACACATTATCTTAGTGATGCAAGGGCAGAGCAGTAAACATATAATCTTCAACAagtgaaacaaaaagggGATTGtctttgtttgaaaataaagcaaagcaaaCTGGCCAAGGTTATTTCTGGTCAGTACGACGACCACTATTTTGCTCGTTTACTGGGTCTTGTTTGGGAAGCCATCTCCATCTTGCCGATGAAAACTAAACATTTCGCACTGAAGGCCTCGTTAGTATTGTAGGAAAGAGAATTGAGAGAATGCAACTGATATATAGTAGACTCGTGTGGTTGTTCCCTTTTTTGTCGAAAGTGGAATTGTAAGAAAATAACTGGTGGCATGTCATTATGTCAATAcatttcaaataaaatcctagttttatttgatttgtattttcacagtaaatgaaaagaataaattgCTTGTACGGTGAATTACCAATCTCGTTAAGAATTGCATTGATTGCGAAGGTCTTGACATAAAGAAACATCCTTTTTATGATCGTTTACATTTTCTCCTGATCCCaataattttgatttgcATTCTAAAGGAATTATCTATTACTACCAAAATAGACTACAAGTATCATCTGTTAATTGATATTTTGGGAAAGTGAACACCtgaatgtttgtttactaacatAGTGCAACGTCCTTGAGATGTTCAAATAATGAATTCCAGTGCATAAGATaatatatttcttttagaactttatcttttgctttcgtaaaaatatttgatttGGCTGGCAGTGTATACACACACGCTAAGCAAATGCTGAATTTCAAATCAAACCAGAGGGGCTACACTGGAATGAATGAGAGAAAATTTTCTTAAGGATTGTATTTAATACATCATGTTCTTTaattagaaaagataaaagaaatcgAGTCTATCATGCCTACAAAAGTTGTAAAACcttcacaaaaaaagccCCAAATCAAGGCTTGCCTCAAGTGCAGACTTCGTAAGGTGAAATGCAATCGACAATATCCTTGTTCTCGATGCAACGAAAGCAATGATACATGCATTTACGGAGAAAACATCATGGACAGTCGAATGGACGACTTTGGTACTCCCCGTCATATTACTCCTGTCGGTACGGATGATAGAGAAGAAACAGGGCAATTAGAGGTAGCTCCATCAATCTCAAATCATTTAGAAATAGAACGCAGGAAATGGGCCTTTGTTGATTGGAGAAAGCTTGTAGAGTTATCgcaacaaaaagcaaaggaccattttttaaaagatgcCGAGTCTACTTTAATTGAGTATCTTCGAAAAGATCCTTCTATGCTGGAGATAATAGAGGAGTTACGGAAACTCCTCCCGCCTCTCGAAATCTGCAGACGTTTAATTGAACGATATTTTAGTACGCTCGAGGAGGTTAGCTGTATTTTCGATAAAACACAAATTGAGAAATGTATTTTTGATCTGGAAAATTCAAACGGAATTCCAGAAACGATACTTGTCATTTTTTCAGCTATTATATCTGCAGTGTTATCGTTTAGTGAGCCGCCGATCGAAGCCGTCAATTATCTTGCTTCCATAGGCAAAAATAGTGTCAATATCCGCCTAGAAAttgatttgaaaataaatgagTTCTTGCAGGATGAAGAGGTTAATCGTCTCTGGAAAGACAATGACAGGATCCGACTACACGCATTACGAGCGCAGCAAGTCTCAAGGACAGATTTTCGAAAGTTAAATAATGATGTATGTAATGCTGTTCATATTGCTTGTTTTAGAAATCccatttttcaaaggatGGATTCGGATACTGGATCAGAAGCAAAACTTTGGTTGACGATTTGCGAGATTGATGCATTAGATTGTGTTTTAAACTCTTGTCCGCCTTGGATCCAACACGATGTTTATGCAATTTCAACACCGCTGAAAAGTAATTATTCCAATGAAAGTACTTATGAGTTTCATTGCATACTCGACAAACTTTTGGTGTGTGGTTTGGAGGCATACAAAACAGTACATTCATTAACTTCTGTAGAATTTATAGATGTAATTCCTCACTTCGAAACAAAATTATCGTTAATTTTGATGGATATCGAATCCAATTCTTCCTCTGATGATTCTAGTGCCATCTTTCGaggtttatttttgaaagttgTCTTTTGGGTTGTTCGGAAAAATTTATATCAATATTTTATTGCTGTATCTCCCGCATCTGTGCCTAATTATGAAaaacttcttcaaaatttaaCACAAACATTGAAACAGCTGACCCGCATTATAACCAACTCTATAAACATTTTCGAAGAATATGGATGGCTAAATTGTATGCTAGTTCAAGTGGTTCATTCGTTTTTTCTCTTATGCATATGCTCAGATAAAGGATATAGCTTACAGGatgatttttttaactCGGTATCAGTTATACAAGCaattataaaaaggaaaaaatattctgAGCGAttatggaagaagatgcaTGATCTTTTGCAAGTATTAACTGGTGGTACTGTATATCATTCAGAGTTGGAAGATAATACTTTTGAACAAAACGATGAAACACTTTTTGACATGTTTGCCgatatttttgattctaaTTTCAATCTTGTGGTGCCCTCGGGGTTGTAAATTCGACAGAAAAAATAGTACATGTGCATTCTGAGTCCGACGTTTTTGAACTCCTTTTTAATATAGTATGAATTTTGTACTTGTACGTACGGCATAGTCATAGTGCTATATTTTAAGGTCTTAATTATACATATAatattaatgaaaaagatgtATAAACGGCAGTTCTACTCGTTTGGGCATTAGAAGCAGAAATTAACATTACTCCAGGATGGCTTCGGATTCTTATTCATTAATCACTTTTACAATCCTTTTACGACATTTTAACTGTGTTATTTGAGATACTTAAGAGGCTGACAGTATGAGAATCTCTACTACagctttttattttgactGACTCACTATAGCAATttgctttggaaatttaCCTGAAACAGTcggaaaaaataaactcTTTAAGCTTTCTGTTCATCGGCTAAATGCCTAAACAATCTAAACTCTTATTAAGCTCGGAGTGAAGTCTAATAACATTTTTTTCCCCCATTGCTTTGACATAGCAGGACAATTAAGCAATGGCAGACGCCTCAATAAACTTAAGGAATGTATTATAAGATTCATAGTCGTGACCCGAGTATTTGTATAAGCCTGTAATCTTCTTATATTCCAtaaaatttcatttcatgGACCCTCCTAAATATAAATCACGATTTATTTGTGAATCCAATTGAAATTCCTCACCGTCTAGTGAGTTTTATTTTGCAGGCCAGGCGATCTTTGAAGAACGGTTTGTATCATTCTGAAATCAATTATGCCTTCATAAAGTGCTTGCAAGTATGGCACAAGGATACACTAGTCCAAGAGATATCTTGTTCTGAAATGCGAggtatattttttaagtaTATTTAGGAAATAAGTGGAAAGATAAGTAGCCTCAGAGAAGAGATGACCCAACAAAAATCGAGCTTGAAAGGACAACTCCGATCCTTCATTAACGGTTATTTGATTCAGCCATCCGCCAACTTACTTTTAAAACTAGCAAGATATAGCTATGATTTGAAAGTATcgttaaaagaaatttcaaaatacatTTCGTATGGATTTTTCGCTACTTATAAATATACTGCAGGACCTCTCAAAATGCCGTTTACTCATTGTAATGTTTATTAACTATCCAACAATTCGTATTTGAACATCTCTCTTTCATTGCCGTGTACCACTTATTATAACCCCCTCTTATTTGCTTACCTCGTATAGACAGTAAAATTTGAATTCCAGTATAGAGGCTTATGAGTAATGTGTGATGCATATTACATTGAATGATATCTCCGTCCTTacatgaaaaaatgaaatgctGAAGGCAATGGTAACTATTATGTATTTTATTACAAGAAAGTGTTGATAAAGAGGAATATTTTCGTTAATCGTTATGTACAAGCTAATAAAGCTAACGTAAG
The nucleotide sequence above comes from Schizosaccharomyces osmophilus chromosome 3, complete sequence. Encoded proteins:
- a CDS encoding amino acid transmembrane transporter gives rise to the protein MEIHSMGSQSKKSSFSNEEKNPVVAESIIDTKITKVTSEDNVDDPEELADLGYKQEFRRQLSLFGIFSIAFSVLGLLPSVASTLSFSLSYVGTPGLLWAWLIAIFFLICIALSMAEICSALPTSGGLYYAAAVFAPEGWGPLASWITGWSNYIGNVIGQPSVNSSAASMILGAVSINRSSYSPTNYQVFLLSVGIQCLHCFLASLPTRYISKINRVNTFINILFLFIAAFAIIGYAAKNDKFNHGTHPWREIKNTTNWPDGFAVLLSFNGAIWTMSGYDAPFHLSEECAKASVNAPKAIVLTAVIGGIVGWLMQVLVSYTIVDVHALITGSGNMWSIYLSQVMPKSAAIAILSLTIFSTLMMGQSSLIASSRIAYSYARDGILPFSGWIGKVNNQTKTPVNAVICNGIISICILFLLFAGDETSSAVFSVGAVAAFSAFTIPIFIRVFCMKDSEFHRGPWNLGRYSRPIGALACAFVALMIPVLCFPNDKNPSPKTMNWTCLVYGGPIFLTLIWYAISARKWFKGPKASETFKGESCNPSSIPEFFEGKEK
- a CDS encoding DNA-binding transcription factor, zf-fungal binuclear cluster type; the protein is MPTKVVKPSQKKPQIKACLKCRLRKVKCNRQYPCSRCNESNDTCIYGENIMDSRMDDFGTPRHITPVGTDDREETGQLEVAPSISNHLEIERRKWAFVDWRKLVELSQQKAKDHFLKDAESTLIEYLRKDPSMLEIIEELRKLLPPLEICRRLIERYFSTLEEVSCIFDKTQIEKCIFDLENSNGIPETILVIFSAIISAVLSFSEPPIEAVNYLASIGKNSVNIRLEIDLKINEFLQDEEVNRLWKDNDRIRLHALRAQQVSRTDFRKLNNDVCNAVHIACFRNPIFQRMDSDTGSEAKLWLTICEIDALDCVLNSCPPWIQHDVYAISTPLKSNYSNESTYEFHCILDKLLVCGLEAYKTVHSLTSVEFIDVIPHFETKLSLILMDIESNSSSDDSSAIFRGLFLKVVFWVVRKNLYQYFIAVSPASVPNYEKLLQNLTQTLKQLTRIITNSINIFEEYGWLNCMLVQVVHSFFLLCICSDKGYSLQDDFFNSVSVIQAIIKRKKYSERLWKKMHDLLQVLTGGTVYHSELEDNTFEQNDETLFDMFADIFDSNFNLVVPSGL